In a genomic window of bacterium:
- a CDS encoding tail fiber domain-containing protein → MRRVTLLAVMMWLPLVAEAAVPACITVQGKLTDSLGAPLPAGPKSFVFKIFDAPTLGAEVWPNGPGENQSLVSDPSGLWIGLVGAVVPLTDAVFSDTSRWLEITVDGTTLPRVRLVTGPYAHRVATVDGASGGTISSKVSIGPGHINSGDHAFIAGIANVTTGDTTVVAGGTRNTASGPGASIIGGADNSVSGSFSIIGGGLTNSAAGVANFIGGGSGNHTENNNAVIVGGRDNAATGFGATIAGGINDSALASAAVVGGGAFNSARADYAAVSGGRQNAASGQWAFVGGGWRDSALARGATVSGGETNVASGNWSTIGGGATNAAPGQGATIGGGGGNIATGPNSVIGGGELNRAGATGSTISGGYDSDADSAYTTIGGGYQNRARAGYGAILGGRANLVDYNGLFGTVSGGLSNRAVGPGATVAGGRNCFADSNGAVGGGYADSAKGNGSFVGGGFYNTASALQSSVVGGFFNRATGYSSTIGGGGYNRTSGWYSVVAGGGGSGPADSNSAVGNYAVIGGGSTNTAAGDYSVVTGGRRNRAAAGGGTIAGGYDNYAQGNYSTVGGGQADSAFGNFATIPGGQLNRAAGHNSFAAGYLARANHDGAFVWADGIGASFTSTGANQFLVRAGGGVGINTSQPETPLHVLKGSTPVAGSAWPYSIANFEHADNGYISITTPDINERGILFADASSNVDGAIIYNSTIAGVPDGFQFRTSGNQARVNFYSNGDVLAVGSITAWGSVCAFNGGACVSDGRLKTEVVPLTNALDAVERLRGVTYRWKHDVLPDHPMARGEQIGLIAQEVKEVVPQAVTETREGLLAIDYARLVPYLIEGMKEQQRQIDEQRAMIDELREKLRLSAR, encoded by the coding sequence ATGCGCCGCGTGACACTGCTTGCCGTGATGATGTGGCTGCCGCTTGTGGCCGAAGCCGCCGTGCCCGCCTGCATTACCGTGCAGGGCAAACTCACCGACAGTCTGGGCGCGCCGTTGCCGGCGGGTCCGAAGAGTTTCGTCTTCAAGATTTTCGATGCGCCGACTCTCGGCGCGGAGGTCTGGCCCAACGGTCCCGGAGAGAATCAATCGCTGGTCAGCGACCCGTCGGGACTCTGGATTGGTCTGGTTGGCGCCGTTGTGCCGCTGACCGATGCGGTTTTCAGCGACACGTCGCGCTGGCTGGAGATCACGGTCGATGGGACGACGTTGCCGCGTGTCCGGTTAGTGACTGGACCCTATGCGCACCGTGTCGCCACGGTCGACGGGGCCTCCGGCGGGACGATCTCCAGCAAAGTCTCCATCGGCCCCGGGCACATCAACTCCGGCGATCACGCCTTTATCGCCGGCATCGCGAACGTTACGACCGGTGACACAACGGTCGTCGCCGGAGGGACGCGCAACACTGCCAGTGGTCCGGGTGCGTCGATCATAGGAGGCGCCGACAACTCTGTCTCGGGAAGTTTCTCGATCATCGGCGGCGGATTGACCAACAGCGCCGCCGGTGTCGCCAACTTCATCGGCGGCGGCTCGGGAAACCACACAGAGAACAACAACGCGGTCATCGTCGGGGGACGTGACAATGCCGCCACTGGTTTCGGCGCCACGATCGCGGGAGGGATCAACGATTCCGCGCTGGCGTCGGCGGCCGTGGTGGGTGGCGGGGCGTTCAACTCCGCCAGGGCAGATTATGCTGCCGTCTCCGGCGGCAGGCAGAACGCGGCCTCGGGGCAATGGGCATTCGTTGGCGGTGGTTGGAGAGACTCGGCGTTGGCACGCGGTGCAACCGTCTCAGGAGGCGAAACGAATGTCGCCTCCGGCAATTGGTCCACAATCGGCGGCGGCGCGACCAACGCTGCCCCCGGACAGGGAGCAACGATCGGCGGCGGCGGCGGCAACATCGCCACTGGTCCAAACTCCGTGATCGGCGGCGGCGAACTCAATCGCGCGGGAGCGACCGGCTCCACGATTTCAGGCGGGTACGACAGTGACGCGGACAGCGCCTACACCACCATCGGCGGCGGATACCAGAACCGCGCCCGGGCCGGATACGGCGCCATCCTGGGAGGGCGCGCCAATTTGGTCGATTACAATGGGCTCTTCGGCACGGTGAGCGGTGGCCTGTCGAATCGTGCTGTTGGGCCCGGTGCGACGGTAGCCGGTGGACGCAACTGCTTCGCCGATTCCAATGGAGCCGTTGGCGGGGGATACGCCGACAGCGCCAAGGGGAATGGCTCTTTTGTCGGAGGCGGATTTTACAATACCGCGTCGGCGCTTCAGTCGTCCGTTGTCGGCGGGTTTTTCAATCGGGCGACCGGCTACAGCTCAACCATTGGTGGTGGAGGGTATAACAGGACTTCGGGTTGGTATTCCGTCGTTGCCGGCGGGGGCGGGTCAGGGCCGGCCGACTCCAATTCCGCCGTGGGCAACTACGCCGTCATCGGCGGCGGTTCCACCAACACCGCCGCGGGAGACTACAGCGTGGTCACCGGCGGACGGCGCAATCGCGCTGCGGCCGGCGGAGGCACAATCGCCGGCGGCTACGACAACTACGCGCAGGGAAACTATTCTACTGTCGGTGGCGGACAGGCCGATTCTGCCTTCGGCAACTTTGCCACTATTCCCGGCGGCCAATTGAACCGGGCCGCCGGCCACAATTCCTTTGCCGCCGGCTATCTCGCGCGCGCCAATCACGACGGCGCCTTCGTCTGGGCGGACGGGATCGGTGCCTCCTTTACTTCGACGGGCGCCAACCAGTTCCTCGTACGCGCCGGCGGCGGTGTCGGTATCAACACGTCACAACCGGAGACTCCGTTACATGTGCTGAAGGGATCGACTCCCGTTGCGGGAAGCGCCTGGCCTTACTCCATCGCCAACTTCGAGCACGCCGACAACGGGTACATCTCGATCACGACTCCGGACATAAATGAACGGGGCATCCTGTTCGCCGATGCTTCCTCCAATGTTGACGGCGCGATTATCTACAACTCGACTATTGCCGGTGTCCCCGACGGGTTTCAGTTCCGCACCTCGGGAAATCAGGCCCGGGTGAACTTCTACTCCAACGGTGATGTCCTTGCCGTCGGCAGTATCACCGCCTGGGGCAGTGTCTGCGCCTTCAACGGCGGGGCGTGCGTTTCAGACGGACGTCTGAAGACCGAGGTTGTGCCGCTGACAAACGCGCTGGACGCCGTCGAACGGCTCCGTGGGGTCACTTACCGATGGAAGCATGATGTCCTGCCCGATCATCCGATGGCCCGGGGCGAGCAGATCGGTCTGATCGCGCAGGAAGTGAAGGAAGTCGTTCCCCAGGCGGTTACGGAGACACGCGAGGGCTTGCTCGCGATCGACTACGCGCGGTTGGTCCCGTACTTGATCGAAGGCATGAAAGAGCAACAGCGGCAAATCGACGAGCAACGCGCGATGATCGATGAACTGCGCGAAAAGCTAAGGCTTTCAGCGCGGTAG
- the gatE gene encoding Glu-tRNA(Gln) amidotransferase subunit GatE yields MPSIIDYQELGLRAGLEVHQQLLTDSKMFCHCPAGRYTETHDGEVLRHMRPTLSELGEYDGTALMEFRTKKNIIYLLHKENVCTYEMDDTPPFLVNQQAIDIAIEQCLMLGCDIVDEVHIARKQYLDGSIPTGFQRTAIVGVNGRLPFRGREISITQVSVEEDSCREVSDRGHLIVWRTDRLGMPLIETVTGPDLRTPEEVAEAILLVGRVCRSTGHVRVGIGASRQDVNVSVRGGRRVEIKGVPQAHWAVRLVHGEAVRQMNLLRLRDELHRRGFRRPEDLKIDSVNVTDLFSTCAFKPFRIESWEKWVASTGRRPGFELGAGPFCVRAVRLKGLTGTLNWPTQPDLTFASELAGRIRVIAGLDQIPILFHDEKWPDYEGSVADLRRLRARLHCDPGDAVVIVWGSEADTVTATEEIQKRYADAIDGVPNETRQPFRDGHTDFERILPGPDRMYPDTDSPPTPVTRERVERLRRQLAPRPWDREERYRAAGVPTPTIHYLIRRNGAHLVDLVTLAGGDLRDACFLFGERLKGLQRARVPVDAIPETRWCELFAAMKNQTALREAWELIVRKLALSPTTPLAELLAVEGLGTAPVDWPSTVRLQIEAARRDLRPGGDPTRLRRLAMGRCMESLRGKVSAQTVAAEIEHNLSAEGRHG; encoded by the coding sequence ATGCCTTCCATCATCGACTACCAGGAACTCGGCCTCCGCGCCGGACTGGAAGTCCACCAGCAACTGCTGACCGACAGCAAGATGTTTTGCCACTGCCCCGCCGGTCGCTACACCGAGACCCATGACGGCGAGGTGCTGCGGCACATGCGTCCGACCCTCTCCGAACTCGGTGAATACGACGGCACCGCGTTGATGGAGTTCCGGACCAAGAAGAACATCATCTACCTGTTGCACAAAGAGAATGTCTGCACCTACGAGATGGACGACACCCCGCCCTTCCTCGTCAACCAGCAGGCGATTGACATTGCCATCGAGCAATGCCTGATGCTGGGCTGTGACATCGTCGATGAGGTGCATATTGCCCGCAAGCAGTACCTGGACGGCTCGATCCCGACCGGGTTCCAGCGCACGGCGATTGTCGGCGTCAACGGCCGACTCCCCTTCCGCGGCCGCGAGATCTCAATCACGCAGGTCAGCGTGGAGGAGGATTCCTGCCGCGAGGTGTCCGACCGCGGCCATCTGATCGTCTGGCGCACCGACCGCCTGGGAATGCCGTTGATCGAGACGGTGACCGGGCCCGACCTGCGCACGCCCGAGGAGGTGGCCGAGGCCATCCTGCTGGTGGGCCGAGTCTGCCGCAGCACTGGCCATGTCCGCGTGGGCATCGGCGCCAGCCGTCAGGATGTCAACGTCTCGGTGCGCGGCGGACGGCGCGTCGAGATTAAGGGTGTGCCGCAGGCGCACTGGGCAGTACGGCTGGTGCACGGCGAAGCGGTTCGGCAGATGAACCTGCTGCGGCTGCGCGATGAATTGCACAGACGCGGATTCCGCCGTCCCGAGGACCTCAAAATCGACAGCGTCAATGTGACCGACCTGTTTTCCACTTGCGCGTTCAAGCCGTTTCGCATCGAATCGTGGGAGAAGTGGGTGGCATCCACCGGACGGCGCCCCGGATTCGAACTGGGCGCGGGTCCCTTCTGCGTGCGCGCGGTGCGTCTGAAAGGACTGACCGGCACGCTCAACTGGCCGACCCAACCCGACTTGACCTTCGCCTCGGAACTGGCCGGACGCATCCGCGTCATCGCCGGGCTCGACCAGATCCCGATCCTCTTCCATGATGAGAAATGGCCCGACTATGAAGGCTCGGTGGCCGACCTGCGCCGCCTCCGCGCCCGTCTGCACTGCGACCCCGGCGACGCGGTCGTCATCGTCTGGGGGTCCGAAGCCGACACCGTGACGGCCACGGAGGAAATTCAGAAGCGCTACGCCGATGCTATCGATGGGGTCCCCAATGAGACGCGCCAACCGTTCCGCGATGGGCACACTGACTTCGAGCGCATCCTCCCCGGGCCGGACCGCATGTATCCCGACACCGACAGCCCGCCGACACCCGTCACACGCGAGCGGGTCGAACGATTGCGTCGTCAATTGGCGCCGCGTCCCTGGGATCGCGAGGAGCGCTACCGCGCCGCCGGCGTGCCGACACCGACCATTCACTACCTGATTCGCCGCAACGGCGCCCATCTGGTCGATCTGGTCACGCTGGCCGGCGGCGATCTGCGCGATGCCTGCTTCCTCTTCGGCGAGCGCCTCAAGGGCTTGCAGCGTGCCCGCGTTCCTGTCGATGCCATCCCCGAAACCCGCTGGTGTGAATTGTTCGCGGCCATGAAGAACCAAACCGCGCTCCGCGAGGCCTGGGAGTTGATCGTGCGCAAGCTGGCGCTTAGCCCAACGACACCCCTCGCGGAACTGCTCGCAGTCGAGGGCCTCGGCACGGCACCCGTCGACTGGCCGTCGACCGTTCGGCTGCAGATCGAGGCCGCGCGCCGCGATCTGCGTCCCGGCGGCGATCCGACACGGTTGCGACGGCTGGCCATGGGACGGTGCATGGAATCGCTGCGCGGCAAAGTCTCCGCGCAGACGGTCGCCGCTGAAATCGAGCACAACTTATCCGCCGAGGGCCGTCATGGCTGA
- a CDS encoding cold-shock protein: protein MATGTVKWFNDAKGYGFITPDDGGKDVFVHHQAIQAEGFRSLKEGDKVTYEVVQGPKGPQAENVKKA from the coding sequence ATGGCAACAGGCACCGTGAAGTGGTTCAACGACGCCAAGGGCTACGGTTTCATCACGCCTGATGACGGCGGCAAAGATGTGTTCGTGCATCACCAGGCGATTCAGGCCGAGGGCTTCCGCAGTCTGAAGGAAGGCGACAAGGTGACCTACGAAGTGGTCCAGGGTCCCAAGGGTCCCCAGGCCGAGAACGTCAAGAAAGCCTGA
- a CDS encoding tail fiber domain-containing protein, whose protein sequence is MTPLTDPVFADTSRWLEITVDGTTLPRVRFVTGPYAHRVSTVDGASGGTITSKVSIGPGHINSGNHGFVAGAFNTVNAEFAAIPGGTYNYATGVGAVVGGGVNNRARGSYSVVGGGGADGVDSNAANGNWSTVSGGLRNQTTGIYAAISGGLANKSGSLAAYSTIGGGGFNSSDAAFGTVGGGWFNIANGFYSTIGGGSANRTYGYGAVVAGGGSGIPADSNVARGNYSMVLGGTRNVANGNWSLAAGHRARSLHTASFVWADSTSADFASTGPSQFLIRARGGVGIGTNQPQTATGGQVLHILNPVGSSVLRLDDGEFNGIQWEIQSTVYGGIGTLNLSNITAFTNPFQFYGSGDFHASGVICAANHACPSDERLKEDIHPLSGALAGISQLQGVTYCWNAEARREQSLPADRQVGLLAQNVQKIIPQAVSEQPDGYLAVDYARLVPLLIEAIKEQQGQIESLKRRLEQITQ, encoded by the coding sequence GTGACACCGCTGACAGACCCGGTGTTCGCGGATACGTCGCGCTGGCTGGAGATCACGGTCGATGGGACGACGCTGCCGCGCGTCCGGTTTGTGACTGGACCCTATGCGCACCGTGTCTCCACGGTCGACGGGGCCTCCGGCGGGACGATCACCAGCAAAGTTTCCATCGGCCCCGGGCACATCAACAGCGGCAATCATGGGTTCGTCGCGGGCGCGTTCAATACTGTGAACGCGGAATTCGCCGCAATACCCGGCGGCACCTACAACTACGCGACCGGAGTGGGAGCGGTGGTTGGCGGCGGCGTGAACAATCGCGCCCGCGGTTCCTATTCCGTCGTCGGCGGTGGCGGCGCCGATGGCGTCGATTCCAATGCCGCCAATGGGAATTGGTCGACCGTCTCCGGCGGGTTGCGAAATCAGACGACCGGAATCTATGCGGCCATTAGTGGAGGGCTCGCCAACAAGTCCGGGAGTCTCGCCGCTTACTCGACAATTGGCGGCGGTGGATTCAACAGCAGTGATGCGGCCTTTGGAACGGTCGGCGGCGGCTGGTTCAACATCGCCAACGGTTTCTACTCGACCATCGGCGGCGGATCCGCCAATCGCACGTATGGCTACGGCGCGGTCGTGGCGGGCGGCGGCTCGGGTATCCCGGCCGATTCCAATGTCGCGCGCGGCAATTACTCGATGGTCCTTGGCGGGACGCGCAACGTCGCCAACGGAAACTGGTCACTGGCCGCCGGTCACCGCGCGCGCTCACTGCACACGGCGTCCTTCGTCTGGGCCGACAGCACCAGCGCCGACTTCGCGTCCACCGGTCCAAGTCAGTTCCTCATTCGCGCCCGCGGCGGCGTCGGCATCGGCACCAATCAGCCGCAGACTGCCACCGGCGGACAGGTTCTGCACATTCTCAATCCTGTCGGCTCCTCCGTGCTTCGTCTCGACGACGGCGAGTTCAACGGAATCCAGTGGGAGATCCAATCCACCGTCTACGGCGGCATCGGCACGCTCAACCTCAGCAACATCACCGCCTTCACCAACCCATTCCAGTTTTATGGCAGCGGGGATTTCCACGCCTCCGGCGTTATCTGCGCCGCCAATCATGCGTGTCCGTCGGACGAGCGGCTTAAGGAGGACATTCATCCCTTGTCCGGCGCGCTCGCTGGAATCAGCCAACTGCAGGGCGTGACCTATTGCTGGAACGCGGAAGCCCGCCGAGAACAGTCCCTCCCGGCCGACCGGCAAGTCGGTCTTCTCGCGCAGAATGTGCAGAAGATCATCCCGCAGGCCGTCAGCGAACAGCCCGACGGCTACCTCGCGGTGGACTACGCCCGACTGGTACCCTTGCTCATCGAAGCAATCAAGGAACAGCAGGGCCAAATCGAATCTCTCAAACGTCGTCTGGAACAAATTACTCAGTAG
- the gatD gene encoding Glu-tRNA(Gln) amidotransferase subunit GatD: MAEDDLKGYKGRARARLSELGVRVWSDVRLVNDTGSVFEGVILPRSETLDDAHIVIKLKNGYNVGVHIDRIATVTEVGYKVAVYKIPEKEFPRRPDLPAVTLLGTGGTIASRLDYRTGAVIPAFTPGELYGAVPELADICNLTTKKIFGVFSENMAKDQYIELAQAIGAEIEAGADGIVIGHGTDTMGHTAAILSFMVQNSPVPIVLVGSQRSSDRPSSDAALNLIHSVRSAAYGDIAEVVICMFGPTSDRYGLLHRGTRCRKMHSSYRSTFRTVGDTPLATVSRDEFSYLTDDFRRRDRSRKVVIDAVYDDRATILYYYPGMRADLVDALVEKGYRGIVIAGTGLGHVNKPLYPALKRAVAAGVHIVMTVQTLWGYAQMYVYDTGRDLMDLGVVPLDNMLPETALMKLSWVLAHTDDHDEVMRMMRTSINHEITQREPHNGYLILQGGLPDTDAFIAAHWK; this comes from the coding sequence ATGGCTGAGGACGATCTGAAAGGATACAAGGGCCGCGCGCGCGCCCGGCTCTCCGAACTCGGCGTACGGGTCTGGAGCGATGTGCGTCTGGTCAACGACACCGGCAGCGTCTTCGAAGGCGTCATCCTGCCGCGCAGCGAGACGCTTGATGACGCGCACATCGTGATCAAGCTGAAGAATGGCTACAACGTCGGCGTGCACATCGATCGCATTGCCACGGTGACCGAAGTCGGCTACAAAGTCGCGGTCTACAAGATTCCGGAGAAAGAATTCCCCCGGCGGCCCGATCTGCCCGCGGTGACGTTGTTGGGTACCGGCGGCACCATCGCCTCGCGTCTGGACTATCGCACCGGCGCGGTCATCCCGGCTTTCACTCCCGGCGAGCTCTACGGCGCGGTCCCGGAGCTGGCCGACATCTGCAACCTGACGACCAAAAAGATCTTCGGCGTCTTCTCCGAGAACATGGCGAAGGACCAGTACATCGAACTGGCCCAGGCGATCGGCGCCGAAATCGAGGCAGGCGCCGATGGCATCGTGATCGGGCATGGCACCGACACCATGGGCCACACCGCCGCGATCCTCTCGTTCATGGTGCAGAATTCGCCGGTGCCGATTGTGCTGGTCGGCTCCCAGCGCTCCAGCGACCGTCCCTCCAGCGATGCCGCGCTCAATCTGATTCACTCGGTGCGCTCGGCGGCCTACGGCGACATTGCCGAGGTGGTCATCTGTATGTTCGGGCCGACGTCCGACCGCTACGGCCTCTTGCACCGCGGCACCCGCTGCCGCAAGATGCACAGCTCCTACCGCAGCACCTTCCGCACCGTGGGCGACACGCCGTTGGCCACGGTCAGCCGTGACGAGTTCTCGTATCTGACCGACGATTTCCGTCGCCGCGACCGATCGCGCAAGGTGGTCATCGACGCCGTCTACGACGACCGCGCCACGATTCTCTACTACTACCCCGGCATGCGCGCCGACCTCGTCGACGCGCTGGTCGAGAAAGGTTATCGTGGAATAGTGATCGCCGGCACCGGCCTCGGCCATGTCAACAAGCCGCTCTACCCGGCGCTCAAACGCGCCGTCGCCGCCGGTGTGCACATCGTCATGACCGTGCAAACCCTCTGGGGCTACGCCCAAATGTATGTCTATGACACCGGACGCGACCTGATGGACCTCGGCGTGGTCCCGCTCGACAACATGCTGCCCGAAACGGCGCTCATGAAGCTCTCGTGGGTGCTCGCCCACACGGATGATCACGATGAGGTGATGCGGATGATGCGCACATCCATCAACCACGAGATCACACAGCGCGAGCCGCACAACGGCTACCTGATCCTGCAGGGCGGCCTGCCCGATACCGACGCGTTCATCGCCGCGCACTGGAAGTAA